A segment of the Vespula pensylvanica isolate Volc-1 chromosome 9, ASM1446617v1, whole genome shotgun sequence genome:
CATTCGAtctattgaatattttcaagtgCATTGTCGTGAAAAAacgtaaagaataaataaatttatattaattccggcatttttttatacgaagatTCTATACGTAAAAACGGCACGTTTGAcgtattgaaataattcaacacaaaaaaaattttcgatcatCATAGACAAAGATTtatactaattaatttttctttataaatgtaCGCGCGTGCTACAAGATTAGGATAGTACGCGGAAAATCGATGCCTTATAATTTCTAAAGATATTCGttcaagataataattatcttgttgaatttattacgatcgtgtaaatatatgtatacatatataaatatatatacagacacatatatacatatacgcatatatatatgtgtgtgtgtgtgtgtgtgtgtgtgtgtgtgtgtacatatatatataaatatatatatacatatatatttacatgtacaTCGAGTTGCCTTTATAATACGTATTGTATTACTTTATAagactgtttctttttttttaattattattattaaaaatctatgcATATTGGAATACtcgaatattataattcatttaccTAAACCCATTTCTATCCCTAtcatataatctttatataaaaataaacaattttataaattgctTAATCCGCAACTTAAACATAATACCTAAACATAATAGTTAATTCATCTTTTCGACgagatgtgaaaaaaaaagaaaaaagaaaattgcattaactcgtaaaaaaaaaatcctctGAGACGTGAAAAAGcatacgattatttttataaaatatgataactGCGAAACGGATTTGATTTGATAATAAGGATTGTTGCTCTATGATCATACATACGTGAGAGATagggataaagaaagaaagaaatatagatatagagatagagataaagaaagaaagaaatatagatatatagagatagagatagagatagaggtagagagagagagagagagagagagatacagagaaagagagagagagaaagagatagacagagacaatAATTACGAGCTTGCGCAGAAGATATTTGCGAAAGAGAGGGTAGGGTGAGTGGCCGGCGAAGGGGATACGCAAGGGGAAGGGATATAGGGAAGGGTGGCTAAGGAGAAATAAAGCGCAGCGAGCTACGTCGTCCGCGTTGAATGTAGCCGTGGATGTTGCATGGAAATTCGTGttatctcttcctttcgaaAGGTGTGATTTTGACCTCGTCTCGTGAGCAAAAAGTTTTCATtcttccatatatatatatatatatatacatctacatatacgtatacgtatacacacacatagacacatatatatcctttgtctctctctctctctctctctctctttcataaaaatcCAATTCCTTCATTTTCAACGTTCACATTACAtccctttttatatttctcttatctttttatctttcggtGTTTGGTGAATTCGTCTTTTCATCACAACAAGTGTGTCACAAAAGTGTATGAATAAAAACAGTGATTCGTGTATAGTCGTGTGCATCGAGAAGATAACTCTCATATCCATCTCATCtttgctctctttctattttttttctccattgtGTCTCATCACTTCGGCTTGATAGTTTGAACGTTGTCTTTGAGAGATACAAGAACTACGTCCCACGTCGTCGCTGACTTTTCTGGATATGACGAGGCATGCGCCGTAAACAATTCTGGGATTGATGTATCACAGGGCGCAGGTACTAACCAAAATACGCATATTTGCATAGTATTCTTATATAACGGCAAGTTTACACTCTTtttcgatatgtatatattcgtacatacatgcacacatacatagaaaatgtatgtatgtatgtatgtatgtatgtatgcatgcatggagatgtatatgtatatgtacatttatggACACATAAATACCTACAAACTAACATATATCGCAtatcatatatagatattcacatgtatgcatgcattttctctctctctctctctcttttcccagagaaattttctcacttaattatttattttttcttatatcttttattttctgttcttGTAGATCTCGATTTACTTCGTACTGTGTACAGCGACGGTAAGCCTTGCGCTTTCCacgaatcaagaaaaaaacacTGCCGAGAACACACAGTGCCCTCCAGAATGCATCTGTCTATCCCAGAAGGTAATTACATAGGTAATTACCGAACCGTTCGAGCTGTCACTCGCACATTGCAATTCCTATTGAAGAAGGAACGATAAGAGATAgcgttcttttatttcgaaatcgtaTGAATCTCTTTCAATGATCAAtcaacgttaaaaaataaaagggacgaacgaatgaatggaAGATAAAAtggaatgaatatatatttcataaaacaGCTCGAAAAAGTTAGTCGTTggtcgaaagaatttttcggataaattcgttttatacatatgtaaaaattctttcgcttttttttttttttttttttttttttctatagatacatacattcatgCGTACGCGGgcatataaaatcttttgaaataaagaagaatttgtaTCTACGTGTTGCAGGTGATTTGCAATACGGGAGGCCTGGAAGATATACCGACCCAACATTTACCAGAAGGAGTAGAGGAATTGTCtctaacgaaaaataattttcctatAATAAAGACCGATGCGTTCGCCGGTCTACGTGTTCTGAAAAAACTCTCATTAGATGGTAACAATATCTCGTCCATAAGACCGTTTGCTTTTCGTGGTTTGAACAAATTACGAGAGCTCTCGATTCAGGACACACCTTTATcctatatagaaaaattttctttcgccgCTCTTCAGAACGTTTCAGTTCTCTTATTGGCGAATAACAAGATCCGTTACGTCGAGGGTTACGCGTTTGCTGGTACCTCAAATATTCGAGCTATACTTTTAAGCAACAATCCATTATTAAGCTTACATAGTCATGCTTTTACCGGCTTGACAAACGTAATCAGACTTATTCTACCATCGGGTATTCGTAACATCGAACCAGATGCTTTCGACGGACTACATATGGTCGGTCTATTGAAACTCACATTCATGGATCTTTCCAGTTTAAAATCCTACACATTTCGTGGTCTAAATCATGTGAACTCTTTAAACATTCAAGAGAGCGACTTAGGCATCATACAAAAGGACGCTTTCACAGGTTTGACTTACGTTGATCATCTTAACATTCTCAACAACAAGATCGATCTAATTGAAAGATTTCATTTGAGAGAC
Coding sequences within it:
- the LOC122631748 gene encoding leucine-rich repeat-containing protein 70-like, which gives rise to MYHRAQISIYFVLCTATVSLALSTNQEKNTAENTQCPPECICLSQKVICNTGGLEDIPTQHLPEGVEELSLTKNNFPIIKTDAFAGLRVLKKLSLDGNNISSIRPFAFRGLNKLRELSIQDTPLSYIEKFSFAALQNVSVLLLANNKIRYVEGYAFAGTSNIRAILLSNNPLLSLHSHAFTGLTNVIRLILPSGIRNIEPDAFDGLHMVGLLKLTFMDLSSLKSYTFRGLNHVNSLNIQESDLGIIQKDAFTGLTYVDHLNILNNKIDLIERFHLRDENTVNILRFHGNHVLEAPRHAKDIVLEVNSISAIDNHFPCDCQAHNILESDFVNGSAIEFQRKNYCISPIEYNNKPMNLIDFELIANCYDNVVQDNLGSGVVIAMSSSPMILLFVIFLFKSFLLP